Proteins from a genomic interval of Neodiprion lecontei isolate iyNeoLeco1 chromosome 2, iyNeoLeco1.1, whole genome shotgun sequence:
- the LOC107220248 gene encoding uncharacterized protein LOC107220248 isoform X1, whose product MPAETEMTALSSDQDDGKSSAMLDMPEAMNNKNFPREERIINENTENFESRFSIVDNHNATTSNVIDDVDSGGKKPSDNSISIAKSKKQITRCTANDYKLSQTLLVPEQSINDKGVPGGMEMSRDGSISTDDIEIIDKTMNVLSGSNASSLGRKELIRKQFLFQGSAQSLPSTSSLTNSAKDGTNIMPEISSTDVSNTFRDVNTGIRKSLSKQKNFLQPQSFGTAEKDTSDDSQFNLISSKPNLASISAIEEPNQNSIHHINSLDKNHSNSLELLVRETTDTQKLPGESFNFAEDLHSLPLKIPAEFSSFREESQNFSPNISGESADYMEKPNSPTVKIPGESMSFENKALDAPVPVKMPKEVLSCREEPQDPSLKIPGESTSFIQNPQSLPVIIPGESMIFENEALDSLTPVIIPGEFSNFNEESQEPPLKIPAESANLIKQTESPPVKILGESMSFENETLDSHIPVKIPEEFSSFREESQDPPSKIPGDSSNIKKIAESPPVKIPGESMSFQPALKDLPMPVKISGELLTSEEDSQDHLPVKIPGKSSTRYVEQECSSSIRTTGELSRSVREDILQSDNSFDSTDGAASLPLRTPVITATDGKNSFDIASSDDQKTVITSMKPFRLPSLPNLFEIQGDSAALSESLNTVQRRLDEARNFELGQRSSNSSDGSNSDTESQQAAASRNGTKKRSYKQHGVASNDSVEYYQLWRSTGGTQAPEFLYETLYPNPPPLPPRSVHRPLHRTHALPSVPPELPKRHPQKHPTPFHPEDCFGFEIVDVDEASGLKSRTAVTKSIALLSSPRPHRPLSRPLPDSALLNQSECPPTPTHRPRPLRPLPICATSKASVSSEEPLPTSWEARIDSHGRVFYIDHVNRTTTWQRPGIVTRNSGCDMQRQQLDRRYQSVRRTISRPDNIDQEPANSNVGTNNSETTPRQSEHQIERRAERANTNENEPFDITTTPPILFLTRSDFFTVLHTNSDAMELYNRNSSLKHMISKIRREPAAFPRYEHNRDLVSLINFFADPLKELPRGYESKLDRTGKRFFISHARKATSFIDPRLPTEPTHPRSVIDEPPVPPPRPQQSTVHTSPDIPIAYNDKVVAFLRQPNIMDILKERHAGLGQNIALREKVNTVRVEGTTALQRLGHDVPLALLLSLFEHEIMSYVPGNIGRSPLGSPHASPGLARASARAPAPYRRDFEAKLRTFYRKLESKGYGQGPGKLKLHIRREHLLEDAFTRIMAASKKDLQKGKLAVTFDHEEGLDYGGPSREFFFHLSRELFNPYYGLFEYSANDTYTVQVSPMSAFVDNYHDWFRFSGRVLGLALVHQYLLDAFFTRPFYKALLRLPASLSDLESLDQEFHQSLMWIKERDISIEPLELTFSVTEELLGRVAERELKPGGKNIMVTEKNKKEYLERVVRWRLERGVAEQTESLVRGFYEVVDPRLVSVFDARELELVIAGAAEIDLNDWRAHTEYRSGYHDAHPVVEWFWSCISRFSNEQRLRLLQFVTGTSSIPFEGFAALRGSTGPRRFCIEKWGKPNSLPRAHTCFNRLDLPPYPTPEILYEKLLLAVEETNTFGIE is encoded by the exons ATGCCAGCAGAGACGGAGATGACGGCACTTTCCTCTGATCAAGATGATGGGAAAAGTTCCGCTATGCTAGATATGCCTGAGGCTATGAACAACAAGAATTTTCCACGTGAGGAGCGAATTATTAACGAAAACAcagagaattttgaaagcagATTTTCGATTGTTGACAACCACAATGCAACCACCAGCAACGTCATTGATGACGTTGATAGTGGGGGAAAAAAACCGTCCGATAATTCAATTAGCATCgctaaaagtaaaaaacaaattacgaGATGTACGGCAAATGATTACAAACTTAGTCAGACATTGTTGGTACCTGAACAGTCAATTAATGACAAAGGTGTCCCAGGTGGTATGGAAATGTCAAGAGATGGGTCGATATCAACTGATGATATAGAAATAATAGACAAAACCATGAATGTATTAAGTGGGAGTAACGCTTCATCACTAGGACGTAAAGAGTTGATAAGAAAACAGTTTTTGTTTCAGGGCTCTGCTCAGAGCCTGCCAAGTACAAGTTCACTAACTAATTCAGCAAAAGACGGTACGAATATAATGCCAGAAATTTCTAGTACTGATGTGTCTAATACTTTTCGTGATGTGAATACGGGGATTAGAAAATCTTTGAgtaaacagaaaaatttcttgCAACCACAGTCATTTGGTACAGCTgaaaaagatacgagcgaTGACAGCCAGTTTAATTTAATATCTAGTAAACCAAACTTAGCTAGTATCAGTGCTATAGAAGAACCTAACCAGAATTCAATTCATCACATCAACAGTTTAGACAAGAACCATAGCAATTCTCTCGAGTTATTAGTTAGAGAAACCACTGATACTCAAAAACTACCTGGCGAATCATTCAACTTTGCAGAGGATCTCCATTCTCTTCCTCTAAAAATACCCGCAGAGTTTTCAAGCTTCAGAGAAGAgtcgcaaaatttttctccaaataTATCTGGGGAATCAGCAGACTATATGGAAAAGCCTAACTCTCCAACTGTGAAAATACCTGGTGAGTCCAtgagttttgaaaataaggCATTAGACGCTCCTGTACCTGTAAAAATGCCTAAAGAAGTTTTGAGCTGCAGAGAAGAGCCTCAAGATCCTTCATTAAAAATACCTGGGGAATCGACAAGCTTTATACAAAATCCTCAATCTCTGCCTGTGATCATACCTGGAGAGtcaatgatttttgaaaatgaggcTTTAGATTCTCTCACACCTGTAATCATACCTGgagaattttccaattttaatGAAGAATCACAAGAACCTCCTTTAAAAATTCCTGCGGAATCGGCAAACTTAATAAAACAGACTGAATCTCCACCTGTGAAAATACTTGGTGAGTCAATGAgtttcgaaaatgagacaCTAGATTCTCATATACCTGTAAAAATACCTGAAGAATTTTCGAGCTTTAGAGAAGAATCGCAAGATCCTCCTTCAAAAATTCCTGGTGATTCGTCAAACATTAAGAAAATAGCCGAATCTCCACCTGTGAAAATACCTGGCGAGTCAATGAGTTTTCAACCTGCTTTAAAAGACCTCCCAATGCCTGTAAAAATAAGTGGAGAACTGTTGACCTCAGAAGAAGATTCACAAGATCATCTACCTGTGAAAATTCCAGGGAAATCGTCGACCAGATATGTAGAACAAGAGTGTTCTTCATCTATTCGAACAACTGGAGAATTATCAAGAAGCGTTAGAGAAGATATATTACAATCAGATAATAGTTTTGATTCCACTGATGGAGCTGCCTCCTTACCTTTAAGAACCCCTGTGATCACTGCAACcgatggaaaaaattcttttgatATAGCCTCGAGTGACGATCAAAAGACAGTGATTACATCCATGAAACCTTTTAGATTACCAAGCTTACCTAATTTGTTTGAAATCCAGGGAGATTCTGCTGCACTTTCAGAATCATTAAACACTGTTCAGCGCCGTCTAGATGAGGCTCGGAATTTTGAGCTTGGTCAGCGGTCTTCAAACAGTAGTGATGGGAGTAATTCAGATACTGAATCGCAACAAGCTGCTGCATCTCGTAATGGGACTAAAAAG AGATCATATAAGCAACATGGTGTTGCGTCAAACGATAGTGTGGAGTATTACCAGCTGTGGCGCAGTACTGGTGGTACTCAAGCACCGGAATTTCTTTACGAAACCTTGTATCCAAATCCTCCACCACTGCCTCCAAGATCAGTGCACAGACCACTGCACAGAACTCATGCATTACCAAGTGTGCCTCCTGAACTACCCAAAAGGCATCCTCAAAAACATCCAACACCCTTTCATCCTGAAGATTGTTTTGGGTTTGAAATTGTGGATGTTGACGAAGCCTCAGGATTGAAG TCTCGTACAGCTGTAACAAAGAGTATAGCTCTGCTAAGCTCTCCAAGACCGCACAGGCCTCTGTCGAGGCCACTACCTGACTCGGCATTGCTCAATCAATCAGAATGCCCTCCAACGCCGACGCATCGTCCAAGACCACTCCGTCCTTTACCTATCTGTGCAACTTCAAAAGCATCTGTTTCGTCAGAGGAACCATTACCGACAT cgtgGGAAGCCAGAATTGATAGCCATGGCCGTGTGTTTTACATCGATCATGTGAATCGTACAACGACATGGCAGCGCCCAGGAATTGTGACTCGTAATAGTGGTTGTGACATGCAGCGCCAGCAACTCGACAGACGATATCAAAGTGTCCGCCGTACTATATCTCGACCTGATAATATTGATCAAGAGCCAGCGAATTCAAATGTGGGTACTAACAATTCGGAAACAACTCCACGGCAGTCAGAACATCAAATTGAACGACGAGCAGAGCGTGCCAATACCAACGAAAACGAACCATTTGACATAACAACAACACCACCCATATTGTTTTTAACAAGATCTgacttttttaccgttttgCATACAAATTCTGATGCTATGGAATTGTACAACCGAAATTCCAGCTTGAAGCACATGATAAGTAAGATTCGAAGGGAGCCTGCAGCGTTCCCGAGATATGAACATAATCGAGACCTTGTTTctctgattaatttttttgctgatCCTTTGAAAGAACTCCCCAGAGGGTATGAGTCTAAACTTGACAGAACCGGCAAA AGATTCTTTATTAGTCATGCAAGAAAGGCGACGTCATTCATTGATCCACGGTTGCCAACTGAGCCTACGCATCCAAGATCTGTTATAGACGAGCCACCTGTGCCACCGCCGCGGCCGCAGCAATCAACCGTCCATACATCTCCTGACATTCCAATAGCTTACAATGATAAGGTCGTAGCTTTTCTGCGCCAGCCAAATATTATGGATATTCTGAAGGAAAGACACGCCGGCTTGGGGCAGAACATTGCCCTCAGAGAAAAAGTTAACACTGTTAGAGTTGAGGGAACCACTGCTCTGCAAAGATTGGGGCATGATGTACCGTTGGCATTGCTTTTgag CTTGTTCGAACATGAAATAATGTCATATGTACCTGGTAATATTGGTCGCTCTCCTCTGGGAAGTCCACATGCTTCACCAGGGTTAGCCAGAGCCTCGGCTAGAGCTCCAGCACCCTATAGAAGAGACTTTGAAGCAAAGCTAAGGACCTTCTACAGAAAGTTAGAAAGCAAAGGATACGGCCAAGGGCCTGGTAAACTGAA GCTGCACATCAGACGAGAACACCTGCTGGAAGATGCCTTCACCCGGATAATGGCGGCCTCTAAAAAGGACTTGCAAAAGGGTAAATTAGCAGTGACATTTGACCATGAGGAAGGTCTAGATTATGGAGGACCatcgcgagaatttttttttcatttatctcgAGAGTTATTCAATCCTTATTACGGGCTCTTCGAGTATTCTGCTAATGATACTTACACTGTTCAAGTATCTCCAATGTCTGCTTTTGTCGATAACTATCATGATTGGTTCAGATTTTCTGGACGAGTGTTGGGGCTTGCTTTGGTACATCAGTACTTACTTGATGCCTTTTTTACAAGGCCATTCTATAAGGCATTGCTTAGATTACCTGCAAGTTTAAGCGACTTGGAAAGTCTGGATCAGGAATTTCACCAGAGCCTAATGTGGATCAAGGAGCGTGACATAAGCATCGAACCTTTAGAACTAACATTCTCAGTTACGGAAGAGTTACTAGGTCGTGTGGCAGAGCGTGAATTGAAGCCAGGTGGAAAGAATATAATGGTTACGgaaaagaataagaaagagTACTTAGAAAGGGTTGTTCGCTGGCGCTTGGAACGTGGTGTAGCTGAGCAAACTGAATCTCTTGTTCGCGGTTTTTATGAGGTAGTTGATCCTCGTTTGGTATCAGTATTTGATGCACGCGAATTAGAACTAGTCATAGCTGGAGCTGCTGAAATAGATTTAAATGATTGGCGAGCACACACTGAGTACAGAAGTGGGTATCATGATGCGCATCCAGTTGTCGAGTGGTTCTGGAGCTGTATAAGTAGATTTTCAAACGAACAGCGATTAAGATTACTGCAGTTTGTTACTGGCACTTCAAGCATACCATTTGAAGGCTTTGCTGCTCTTAGAGGATCGACAGGACCCAGAAGATTTTGCATTGAGAAATGGGGAAAACCAAATAGCTTACCAAG AGCGCATACTTGTTTCAATCGCTTGGACTTACCGCCTTACCCAACACCAGAaattttgtatgaaaagttgCTTCTTGCTGTTGAAGAAACCAATACTTTTGGAATCGAGTAA
- the LOC107220248 gene encoding uncharacterized protein LOC107220248 isoform X2, with translation MPAETEMTALSSDQDDGKSSAMLDMPEAMNNKNFPREERIINENTENFESRFSIVDNHNATTSNVIDDVDSGGKKPSDNSISIAKSKKQITRCTANDYKLSQTLLVPEQSINDKGVPGGMEMSRDGSISTDDIEIIDKTMNVLSGSNASSLGRKELIRKQFLFQGSAQSLPSTSSLTNSAKDGTNIMPEISSTDVSNTFRDVNTGIRKSLSKQKNFLQPQSFGTAEKDTSDDSQFNLISSKPNLASISAIEEPNQNSIHHINSLDKNHSNSLELLVRETTDTQKLPGESFNFAEDLHSLPLKIPAEFSSFREESQNFSPNISGESADYMEKPNSPTVKIPGESMSFENKALDAPVPVKMPKEVLSCREEPQDPSLKIPGESTSFIQNPQSLPVIIPGEFSNFNEESQEPPLKIPAESANLIKQTESPPVKILGESMSFENETLDSHIPVKIPEEFSSFREESQDPPSKIPGDSSNIKKIAESPPVKIPGESMSFQPALKDLPMPVKISGELLTSEEDSQDHLPVKIPGKSSTRYVEQECSSSIRTTGELSRSVREDILQSDNSFDSTDGAASLPLRTPVITATDGKNSFDIASSDDQKTVITSMKPFRLPSLPNLFEIQGDSAALSESLNTVQRRLDEARNFELGQRSSNSSDGSNSDTESQQAAASRNGTKKRSYKQHGVASNDSVEYYQLWRSTGGTQAPEFLYETLYPNPPPLPPRSVHRPLHRTHALPSVPPELPKRHPQKHPTPFHPEDCFGFEIVDVDEASGLKSRTAVTKSIALLSSPRPHRPLSRPLPDSALLNQSECPPTPTHRPRPLRPLPICATSKASVSSEEPLPTSWEARIDSHGRVFYIDHVNRTTTWQRPGIVTRNSGCDMQRQQLDRRYQSVRRTISRPDNIDQEPANSNVGTNNSETTPRQSEHQIERRAERANTNENEPFDITTTPPILFLTRSDFFTVLHTNSDAMELYNRNSSLKHMISKIRREPAAFPRYEHNRDLVSLINFFADPLKELPRGYESKLDRTGKRFFISHARKATSFIDPRLPTEPTHPRSVIDEPPVPPPRPQQSTVHTSPDIPIAYNDKVVAFLRQPNIMDILKERHAGLGQNIALREKVNTVRVEGTTALQRLGHDVPLALLLSLFEHEIMSYVPGNIGRSPLGSPHASPGLARASARAPAPYRRDFEAKLRTFYRKLESKGYGQGPGKLKLHIRREHLLEDAFTRIMAASKKDLQKGKLAVTFDHEEGLDYGGPSREFFFHLSRELFNPYYGLFEYSANDTYTVQVSPMSAFVDNYHDWFRFSGRVLGLALVHQYLLDAFFTRPFYKALLRLPASLSDLESLDQEFHQSLMWIKERDISIEPLELTFSVTEELLGRVAERELKPGGKNIMVTEKNKKEYLERVVRWRLERGVAEQTESLVRGFYEVVDPRLVSVFDARELELVIAGAAEIDLNDWRAHTEYRSGYHDAHPVVEWFWSCISRFSNEQRLRLLQFVTGTSSIPFEGFAALRGSTGPRRFCIEKWGKPNSLPRAHTCFNRLDLPPYPTPEILYEKLLLAVEETNTFGIE, from the exons ATGCCAGCAGAGACGGAGATGACGGCACTTTCCTCTGATCAAGATGATGGGAAAAGTTCCGCTATGCTAGATATGCCTGAGGCTATGAACAACAAGAATTTTCCACGTGAGGAGCGAATTATTAACGAAAACAcagagaattttgaaagcagATTTTCGATTGTTGACAACCACAATGCAACCACCAGCAACGTCATTGATGACGTTGATAGTGGGGGAAAAAAACCGTCCGATAATTCAATTAGCATCgctaaaagtaaaaaacaaattacgaGATGTACGGCAAATGATTACAAACTTAGTCAGACATTGTTGGTACCTGAACAGTCAATTAATGACAAAGGTGTCCCAGGTGGTATGGAAATGTCAAGAGATGGGTCGATATCAACTGATGATATAGAAATAATAGACAAAACCATGAATGTATTAAGTGGGAGTAACGCTTCATCACTAGGACGTAAAGAGTTGATAAGAAAACAGTTTTTGTTTCAGGGCTCTGCTCAGAGCCTGCCAAGTACAAGTTCACTAACTAATTCAGCAAAAGACGGTACGAATATAATGCCAGAAATTTCTAGTACTGATGTGTCTAATACTTTTCGTGATGTGAATACGGGGATTAGAAAATCTTTGAgtaaacagaaaaatttcttgCAACCACAGTCATTTGGTACAGCTgaaaaagatacgagcgaTGACAGCCAGTTTAATTTAATATCTAGTAAACCAAACTTAGCTAGTATCAGTGCTATAGAAGAACCTAACCAGAATTCAATTCATCACATCAACAGTTTAGACAAGAACCATAGCAATTCTCTCGAGTTATTAGTTAGAGAAACCACTGATACTCAAAAACTACCTGGCGAATCATTCAACTTTGCAGAGGATCTCCATTCTCTTCCTCTAAAAATACCCGCAGAGTTTTCAAGCTTCAGAGAAGAgtcgcaaaatttttctccaaataTATCTGGGGAATCAGCAGACTATATGGAAAAGCCTAACTCTCCAACTGTGAAAATACCTGGTGAGTCCAtgagttttgaaaataaggCATTAGACGCTCCTGTACCTGTAAAAATGCCTAAAGAAGTTTTGAGCTGCAGAGAAGAGCCTCAAGATCCTTCATTAAAAATACCTGGGGAATCGACAAGCTTTATACAAAATCCTCAATCTCTGCCTGTG ATCATACCTGgagaattttccaattttaatGAAGAATCACAAGAACCTCCTTTAAAAATTCCTGCGGAATCGGCAAACTTAATAAAACAGACTGAATCTCCACCTGTGAAAATACTTGGTGAGTCAATGAgtttcgaaaatgagacaCTAGATTCTCATATACCTGTAAAAATACCTGAAGAATTTTCGAGCTTTAGAGAAGAATCGCAAGATCCTCCTTCAAAAATTCCTGGTGATTCGTCAAACATTAAGAAAATAGCCGAATCTCCACCTGTGAAAATACCTGGCGAGTCAATGAGTTTTCAACCTGCTTTAAAAGACCTCCCAATGCCTGTAAAAATAAGTGGAGAACTGTTGACCTCAGAAGAAGATTCACAAGATCATCTACCTGTGAAAATTCCAGGGAAATCGTCGACCAGATATGTAGAACAAGAGTGTTCTTCATCTATTCGAACAACTGGAGAATTATCAAGAAGCGTTAGAGAAGATATATTACAATCAGATAATAGTTTTGATTCCACTGATGGAGCTGCCTCCTTACCTTTAAGAACCCCTGTGATCACTGCAACcgatggaaaaaattcttttgatATAGCCTCGAGTGACGATCAAAAGACAGTGATTACATCCATGAAACCTTTTAGATTACCAAGCTTACCTAATTTGTTTGAAATCCAGGGAGATTCTGCTGCACTTTCAGAATCATTAAACACTGTTCAGCGCCGTCTAGATGAGGCTCGGAATTTTGAGCTTGGTCAGCGGTCTTCAAACAGTAGTGATGGGAGTAATTCAGATACTGAATCGCAACAAGCTGCTGCATCTCGTAATGGGACTAAAAAG AGATCATATAAGCAACATGGTGTTGCGTCAAACGATAGTGTGGAGTATTACCAGCTGTGGCGCAGTACTGGTGGTACTCAAGCACCGGAATTTCTTTACGAAACCTTGTATCCAAATCCTCCACCACTGCCTCCAAGATCAGTGCACAGACCACTGCACAGAACTCATGCATTACCAAGTGTGCCTCCTGAACTACCCAAAAGGCATCCTCAAAAACATCCAACACCCTTTCATCCTGAAGATTGTTTTGGGTTTGAAATTGTGGATGTTGACGAAGCCTCAGGATTGAAG TCTCGTACAGCTGTAACAAAGAGTATAGCTCTGCTAAGCTCTCCAAGACCGCACAGGCCTCTGTCGAGGCCACTACCTGACTCGGCATTGCTCAATCAATCAGAATGCCCTCCAACGCCGACGCATCGTCCAAGACCACTCCGTCCTTTACCTATCTGTGCAACTTCAAAAGCATCTGTTTCGTCAGAGGAACCATTACCGACAT cgtgGGAAGCCAGAATTGATAGCCATGGCCGTGTGTTTTACATCGATCATGTGAATCGTACAACGACATGGCAGCGCCCAGGAATTGTGACTCGTAATAGTGGTTGTGACATGCAGCGCCAGCAACTCGACAGACGATATCAAAGTGTCCGCCGTACTATATCTCGACCTGATAATATTGATCAAGAGCCAGCGAATTCAAATGTGGGTACTAACAATTCGGAAACAACTCCACGGCAGTCAGAACATCAAATTGAACGACGAGCAGAGCGTGCCAATACCAACGAAAACGAACCATTTGACATAACAACAACACCACCCATATTGTTTTTAACAAGATCTgacttttttaccgttttgCATACAAATTCTGATGCTATGGAATTGTACAACCGAAATTCCAGCTTGAAGCACATGATAAGTAAGATTCGAAGGGAGCCTGCAGCGTTCCCGAGATATGAACATAATCGAGACCTTGTTTctctgattaatttttttgctgatCCTTTGAAAGAACTCCCCAGAGGGTATGAGTCTAAACTTGACAGAACCGGCAAA AGATTCTTTATTAGTCATGCAAGAAAGGCGACGTCATTCATTGATCCACGGTTGCCAACTGAGCCTACGCATCCAAGATCTGTTATAGACGAGCCACCTGTGCCACCGCCGCGGCCGCAGCAATCAACCGTCCATACATCTCCTGACATTCCAATAGCTTACAATGATAAGGTCGTAGCTTTTCTGCGCCAGCCAAATATTATGGATATTCTGAAGGAAAGACACGCCGGCTTGGGGCAGAACATTGCCCTCAGAGAAAAAGTTAACACTGTTAGAGTTGAGGGAACCACTGCTCTGCAAAGATTGGGGCATGATGTACCGTTGGCATTGCTTTTgag CTTGTTCGAACATGAAATAATGTCATATGTACCTGGTAATATTGGTCGCTCTCCTCTGGGAAGTCCACATGCTTCACCAGGGTTAGCCAGAGCCTCGGCTAGAGCTCCAGCACCCTATAGAAGAGACTTTGAAGCAAAGCTAAGGACCTTCTACAGAAAGTTAGAAAGCAAAGGATACGGCCAAGGGCCTGGTAAACTGAA GCTGCACATCAGACGAGAACACCTGCTGGAAGATGCCTTCACCCGGATAATGGCGGCCTCTAAAAAGGACTTGCAAAAGGGTAAATTAGCAGTGACATTTGACCATGAGGAAGGTCTAGATTATGGAGGACCatcgcgagaatttttttttcatttatctcgAGAGTTATTCAATCCTTATTACGGGCTCTTCGAGTATTCTGCTAATGATACTTACACTGTTCAAGTATCTCCAATGTCTGCTTTTGTCGATAACTATCATGATTGGTTCAGATTTTCTGGACGAGTGTTGGGGCTTGCTTTGGTACATCAGTACTTACTTGATGCCTTTTTTACAAGGCCATTCTATAAGGCATTGCTTAGATTACCTGCAAGTTTAAGCGACTTGGAAAGTCTGGATCAGGAATTTCACCAGAGCCTAATGTGGATCAAGGAGCGTGACATAAGCATCGAACCTTTAGAACTAACATTCTCAGTTACGGAAGAGTTACTAGGTCGTGTGGCAGAGCGTGAATTGAAGCCAGGTGGAAAGAATATAATGGTTACGgaaaagaataagaaagagTACTTAGAAAGGGTTGTTCGCTGGCGCTTGGAACGTGGTGTAGCTGAGCAAACTGAATCTCTTGTTCGCGGTTTTTATGAGGTAGTTGATCCTCGTTTGGTATCAGTATTTGATGCACGCGAATTAGAACTAGTCATAGCTGGAGCTGCTGAAATAGATTTAAATGATTGGCGAGCACACACTGAGTACAGAAGTGGGTATCATGATGCGCATCCAGTTGTCGAGTGGTTCTGGAGCTGTATAAGTAGATTTTCAAACGAACAGCGATTAAGATTACTGCAGTTTGTTACTGGCACTTCAAGCATACCATTTGAAGGCTTTGCTGCTCTTAGAGGATCGACAGGACCCAGAAGATTTTGCATTGAGAAATGGGGAAAACCAAATAGCTTACCAAG AGCGCATACTTGTTTCAATCGCTTGGACTTACCGCCTTACCCAACACCAGAaattttgtatgaaaagttgCTTCTTGCTGTTGAAGAAACCAATACTTTTGGAATCGAGTAA